Genomic window (Clostridia bacterium):
GGGCCGGCGGGCGTCACCCGCGTGGAGTTGCCTCCCTTCGGCGAGGTGCGGGCCCGTACGCACCGGGGACCCCTCACGCTGACCGTCACGCTGGCGGACGTGGACCTGGACCTGCTGCGCGCCATGATCGAGCGCGACACCCGTAGCGACGTGCTCCCGCAGATCGAACGCCAATTGCGGTATTCGGGGGAGCGGTTCCTCGTCTGGGTGGTTCTCCTGGGCGGCGCCGGCGGCGCTGCCGGCACGTTGCTTCTGCGCCGGCGCAGCTGGCGCAGGGCAGTCGCCGGGGCCGCGTTCGGCCTCCTGAGCATGGCGGGCGTGGTCGGCTGGAGCTACGCCACATTCGATGCGCGCGCCTTCCGATCGCCGGAGTTCGAGGGCGCCGTCAAGGCGGCTCCGTGGGTCATCGACCTGGTCGGGGAGAGCGTCACCCAGGCGCGCAAGCTGAGCCGCCAGATGACCCTGATTGCGTCCAACCTTTACCAGCTGTTCGGCGCCATCGACACGCTCACGCCCCTCGGGGAGCGCGGCGACCAGGTCGTCGCGATGCTCGTCACCGACGTGCACAACAACCCCGTCGGCGTCGACTTCATCCGCCGCATGGTGCTCGCCTTCCGCCCCGACTTCGTCCTCGACACCGGCGACCTCACCGACTACGGCACGGCGCTCGAGGGTTCCCTGCTGGCCGAGCTGGGCCAGTTGCCCGTGCCCTACGTCATCGTCCCGGGCAACCACGACTCTCCCGAAGAGCTCGCCGAGCTCGGCTCCCTGCCGAACGTGATCGTCCTGCGCAATGGCGAGATCACGGTGCACGACGTGCCGATCGTCGGCGAGGCCGACCCCGCGAGCGCCCGCCTGTCCCCGGCGCTCGGCACCCCGGAGGAGATCGCCATGGAGCGGGACGCCGTCGACGCGGACCTTCGCGCGGCGCCGCAGCCGCCCGCGATCCTCGCCGTGCACAACCCCCAGGTGGCGCTGCGCTTCCTCGGGCGCGCGCCCGTGATCGTCGCCGGGCACACCCACCGCGTCGACCTCCGGCGGGAGTCGGCCTCCGTCTACTTGAATCCCGGCACCACGGGCGCCGCCGGCATCCGCGGTCTGGCCTCGACCCAGGCGATTCCCTATTCCCTCATGATCCTGTATCTCGACCGGACGCCGGACGGGCTCGCGCCGCGCGCGGTCGACGTCGTGGAAGTGACGAGCGTGAGCGGCACGGTGACGCTGCAGCGCCACCTGTTCGCCGTCCCGTCGGGCGCGGGAGCCCCGGCGACGACATGGGTGGACCCGGGCGCGGACGCGCAGCAGGACCCGTAGGCACGAAGGCGAATACATGTTCGTGTTTCGCGCCGGGCTTCGTAGTACGCTAGGGTTGGAAACGGAGCTCGACCGGTCCCGCGGTCTCGTTCACGGTCTCGGAAGGAAAAACGGGCGCCACATGGAAATGCATTCCCAGATTCTGCCAAACCGGAAAGAAGGTCGGACGCCTATGGAGGAACGGCGGCGCGCGCTGGAAATCGCGTTGACGCAGATCGAAAAGCAGTTCGGGAAAGGCTCGATCATGCGCTTGGGCGACACGTCCAAGTTGCAGGTCGAGGTGATCCCCAGCGGATCGCTGGCGCTCGACATCGCGCTGGGCGTGGGCGGGGTGCCGCGCGGCCGCATCCTGGAAATCTACGGGCCCGAATCGAGCGGAAAGACGTCGGTGGCCCTGCACATCATCGCCCAGGCGCAAAAAGCGGGCGGCGTCGCCGCGTTCATCGACGCCGAGCACGCCCTGGATCCTCACTATGCGCAAAAGCTCGGCGTGGACGTGGACAACCTCCTCGTCAGCCAGCCGGACACCGGTGAGCAGGCGCTCGAAATCGCAGACGCCCTCGTTCGCTCCGGCGCCGTCGACATCGTCGTCGTCGACTCGGTCGCCGCGCTCGTGCCGCGCGCCGAAATCGAGGGGGAGATGGGGGATTCGCACGTCGGCCTGCAGGCCCGGCTCATGTCGCAGGCCTTGCGCAAGTTGACGGGCGCCATCAGCAAGTCCCGCACGTGCGTGATCTTCATCAACCAGATCCGCGAGAAGGTCGGCGTCATGTTCGGCAACCCGGAGGTGACGCCGGGCGGGCGCGCGCTCAAGTTCTTCGCTTCCGTGCGGGTCGACGTCCGCCGCGTGGAGACGCTCAAGCAGGGCTCGGAGCCGATCGGCATTCGCGTGCGCGCGAAGGTCGTCAAGAACAAGGTGGCGCCCCCGTTCCGCCAGGCGGAGTTCGACCTGCTTTACGGCTCCGGCATCTCCCGGGAAGGGGACCTGCTCGACATCGGCACCCAGCTCGACATCATCGAGAAGTCGGGCGCCTGGTATTCGTTTGAAGGCGAGCGCCTGGGGCAGGGGCGGGAGAACGCGCGCGACTATCTCCGGGAGCACCCCGACGTCGCGGATCGCATCGAAGCCCGCATCCGCTCGGAGCTCAGCCTCGGCCGCGTGCGCGCGGCCGTCGCCAACGAAGACAGCGCGGCCGACTCTGAATGAACGGGTCGTCGCCGCGGCGCCCGGGGCCCGCCTCGGATGAAGTGAATATGCGCGCGAGGCTGCGGGAGCGGGCCCTGCGCCTTCTCGACCGCCGGCCGTACTCGCGTGCGGCCCTGGAGGCCCGCCTGCTTCGCACTCGTGGCCGCGAGCCGTCCCCGTCGCCGGAGGACGTGGTCGCCGTCGTCGACGAGCTGGTGACCGCCGGGCTCGTGGACGACCAGGCCCTCGCGCGGCAGATCGCGGAGCGCCGGGTCGCGGAGCGTGCCGAAGGACCGGCCTCCCTGTACGCCCGCCTCCGCGCCCGGGGCATCCCCGCCGGCCTGGCCCGGCAGACCGTGGAGGAGGCCTTCGCCGAGATTCCCCCGGACGAGTTGGCACGCCGGGCCCTGGAACGGGTGTGGCCGCGGTACGCCCACCTTCCGCGTGCGGTCGCGGCGCGCCGCGCCCTTGCGCTCCTCTTGCGCCGCGGCATCCCGGCCGACGCCGCCCGTCGCGCGGTGGCTCATCGCGCAGGGATGGAAGGGTTGGAGACGGAACCATACAATCCCTGATGGGGTGATGCCGTGAACTTCGAGCTGGACGACGCTCACCGGCTCCTGCGGGACACCGTGCGCGAGTTCGCCCGGCAGCGCGTGGCTCCGGGCGCCGCGGCCCGCGATCGCGACCACCGTTTTCCCGAAGATCTGATCCCGGAAATGGCGGAATTGGGCCTGTGGGGCCTGCCCTTTCCGGAAGAATACGGCGGAGCCGGAGGCGACACCCTGTCCGTCGCGCTCGCGCTGGAGGAACTCGGGCGGGTCGACGCGTCCCTGGCCCTGACGCTCGCGGCGCACATCTCCCTCGCGGCGATGCCGATCTATCGTTTCGGCACCGAAGCCCAAAAGCGCGAATTCCTCGTGCCCCTCGCCCGCGGTGAGTACCTCGGAGC
Coding sequences:
- a CDS encoding RecX family transcriptional regulator, which produces MRARLRERALRLLDRRPYSRAALEARLLRTRGREPSPSPEDVVAVVDELVTAGLVDDQALARQIAERRVAERAEGPASLYARLRARGIPAGLARQTVEEAFAEIPPDELARRALERVWPRYAHLPRAVAARRALALLLRRGIPADAARRAVAHRAGMEGLETEPYNP
- the recA gene encoding recombinase RecA, translated to MEERRRALEIALTQIEKQFGKGSIMRLGDTSKLQVEVIPSGSLALDIALGVGGVPRGRILEIYGPESSGKTSVALHIIAQAQKAGGVAAFIDAEHALDPHYAQKLGVDVDNLLVSQPDTGEQALEIADALVRSGAVDIVVVDSVAALVPRAEIEGEMGDSHVGLQARLMSQALRKLTGAISKSRTCVIFINQIREKVGVMFGNPEVTPGGRALKFFASVRVDVRRVETLKQGSEPIGIRVRAKVVKNKVAPPFRQAEFDLLYGSGISREGDLLDIGTQLDIIEKSGAWYSFEGERLGQGRENARDYLREHPDVADRIEARIRSELSLGRVRAAVANEDSAADSE
- a CDS encoding metallophosphoesterase is translated as MRRAWRAFERCGPHLRTLAVAWVGMVLAVVLLGRATVSIDAFRVELAASFGPAGVTRVELPPFGEVRARTHRGPLTLTVTLADVDLDLLRAMIERDTRSDVLPQIERQLRYSGERFLVWVVLLGGAGGAAGTLLLRRRSWRRAVAGAAFGLLSMAGVVGWSYATFDARAFRSPEFEGAVKAAPWVIDLVGESVTQARKLSRQMTLIASNLYQLFGAIDTLTPLGERGDQVVAMLVTDVHNNPVGVDFIRRMVLAFRPDFVLDTGDLTDYGTALEGSLLAELGQLPVPYVIVPGNHDSPEELAELGSLPNVIVLRNGEITVHDVPIVGEADPASARLSPALGTPEEIAMERDAVDADLRAAPQPPAILAVHNPQVALRFLGRAPVIVAGHTHRVDLRRESASVYLNPGTTGAAGIRGLASTQAIPYSLMILYLDRTPDGLAPRAVDVVEVTSVSGTVTLQRHLFAVPSGAGAPATTWVDPGADAQQDP